Below is a genomic region from Fusarium oxysporum Fo47 chromosome VIII, complete sequence.
AGTGGTCGGATATCATGAGATCCTGCGCTAGCCGTCCTTCCCGTTCTTAATCGTACAGGCTGCCCCGTCAACATGGCCATTTCCACGTCCAAGTCAATCATTCCATCTGAAGGCCGATTCGGTCGAGAGGGCATGTGTTCTGTGGACGAACTAATCCATCGGAAACGCTTTTTGAACAAAGAGGTCCGTGTTCGATCGCGCGGCCAGTTCGGGTTTCGTGCTCGTCGACGTTTACGGACATGATGCTCGATCAGGAGGTTCAGAGATGGAAGACAGGCGCAGACGAAGCCTATTGTAATCTCGAGAGCCCTGAAATCGTTAGACAAGCATTATCGGGCTGAAAAACATACGTTAGAATGCTAATCGGCGTATAATCGACAGTGATATCATCCGAGTTCAGAAAGTCTACCGCTTTGGCAACACGGAACAGTGTCAAGGCTGTGGCGATTCCACCGGCCCCCAAAAGCAAGACAATCTTGATCCTTTTTCCTATCGACATTCTGAGTTTCCAAGTCAAAGGTATTGGGATCAACAGAATGACCAGATCCGTGACAATCGATAGCGATAGATCTGAAAAGAAGATCTTTCGCTGGTTAAGACATCGCGCGTTTCTGACATCTGGGTCCCAATATGTCCGAATGGGATAACAGTTGACAATTCGAAGTATTTGAATTGGAATATATGCAACCAGTAAAGCCCATATCAAGATCTTGATTCCCTTGGCGACCCGTGGTTCGACAGCAAAAACTCGTGCCATGAGAAGTAGAATGGTCGCTTTGGTAAAAAAGGCAGCTGGGATATAGACAACCGTACTGGCATAAAACCACTGACTTGTTAGATCGATCGTGTGACACTTGGGCTGCTCACCTTTAACCAGTTGTAATATTCTGGTTTGCGAATCTCCCAAGCATGATAACCTGCTCCATACCGGGCCACTACTTTGTTAGTGACGCAACGAAAAGGGAATAGACATACTCATAAAGGCAGTGACGCAGTACATGATGGCGGTGATCTAAAGGTTAGCCATAGCCAAACATCAAGAGTCGGTCATACAAATGCTGCTATACACGTCCCTAAACTGTTAGCTTTGTCTAACATAATATGTAGACATACAATCTTCTAATCCAAAGTTCCGGCTAATCGTTTTCTTCACAAAGATTCGTACTATAAAAAAGAGTGTGATAAAGAATACACATATCGTCGTCAAGACAATATTCAACGTCCAGTAAACGTCTTCAGGATTCTTATAATCGGGAACAACCCCAGGAGGGGCATTTCGATTCGAATCGGGACCTGTTGCATTCCACATATCGTGGAGATGAGGCCGAATTCATTGCAAAGTGTAGATGCAGGACGGGAGGCGATGAATACTTGATATCTGAAAGTCAAGCTTTAACTAGTGGATCATCGGGGAGCCATCCGTCGACGATCAACGCCACTAACGGTTGGTGCTGAACTTTGTTTCTGTTACAGGGCTTCCTTTGGATTGAGGTCGCTGCAATGACTCAAGGCGACAGGTTAGGTCGTTGATCCTGTGGCGTAATTGGGCAAAACATGTTCTTGAATGACATATGCGAACGGTTGTAGGTAAAGTTGGCCGATTTGGAGGAGTATTGATCTTGGCAAGGCTGTACGATCTGACCAACGCGAGTTGTTTCGGATATTAAAGTCAAAGCCCTACCCCCCATGAGTACAGCTTGAAGCTGCATATAACATTGTCCCaaattcatcaacatcttccagcCATCGATCTACCCTCCGTCGTTGGCGTTTTATTTCTTCCTCACTTATTCCATCTGGAAATGGCCACAATTCATCCAGTCGAAAGGGTTCACTTCCCCATTCGGCCAGATGAGAGTTGTAGCTTTGTTCCCATCCATTCCGATCAGCTTGCCATAGATATTTGCTCGATGGCGAATAGAGTCCCCTCAACTCGGTACCGAGATATGTGGTGAGCCCATCATGAGCCGACAACACATTGTCCAGAAAGTACATGGTGTATAGTGTTCGTCTCTTGGCCTCGGCCATAATCCATGATTCCCATTTCGGTAGGGCACCTCGTTGTTCTGCCGCACATACAAGCCCTTCACGAGAGGTCGCGCATGCAATCTCTTGAAGGTTGATCATTGCCTGACGAAGAAATGGCATTGAAGGCCCCAAGTGAAAGAACAGAACCATGGAATAGATGAGGTACGCTTGAAACActccaagaagatggatgccTTCATATGCTCCTCGCTCTTCGTAAAGCCTAGTCATTTCTCGCTGGAGGATATCTGCGGCGATACTCACGTTGCCAGGTAGAGGGTCGCATATTCGGACCAGAGTAAAGCAGGTTGAGAGTGGCACCAGTGATTGCTGCATAGGATGGATGAATGGTGGGAGACGACCTCGAATCACTGTCGAGGCATAGGATTTGAGCATTCGGTAGACAAAATTGATAACACTTTGACTGTAGTTCTTGGGCGATTGTCCAGGCAGAGGAACATACGAGTTGAGCCATCGGTTCTTGATGTCGTCGCTGTTGATCGGACACACGAGGTCCAGTGGAGCAAAGTGAAGGTCAGCTGGCGCGTCTGTCTGGAGCGAGCTCTGCTCAAAGTCCAGAGTGTCCGACGTGTTTGAGTTTTCCCAGTTCTCCGAATTCCCAGAGTGCTGCGAGTCTACGATCGGCTCTCGAAATCTCCCAGGATAGCTGCATGTTAAACTCCGCAAGGCACATCGTCCACAGGTTTCTTTGCGATCACATTTTGCTTTTGCGGTTATACAATGCTGACAAGCTTTGACTCGAGTGGTGGAatatcttgatcttgaaggtGCCATGATTGAGTGATCGAATTGCATCCAAAGAGTCTTAAATAGTCGGTATTGTGTTGTTCCGACCCGTACATCACATTCATGTCGTCCGATGATACATCAGACAGCCAACAATTGACATGCTGAAAGCAGCTCATATTCGTTGCTACAAAGCCAACCAAACGCCAGAAACAATCCAACTCGCTCATCACCAACTGTCGTTTGTCATTCAAGGAAATAGAATGAGTTCCTCGTGATATTGGAACTCGAAGGTATCACCGCCTCGTTTTCGTTTCCAATTAACCCATTTTCACATCTCCATTAGCCTCAGTTTGAGGAAGCAttggcttctcatcttcttgagctcttcgTTTGCCCATACGGTCGAGCCATTGCTCAGCGCTGACAATTGTTCCATCTACAACACCACTTACTTGAACAACCATGTCCAAACCTTCTTTAGCCAATACCAAAACTTTGTGTGCACCTTCAGTTAGAGCCGTCTCGTTGTCTTGTTGCCCGGCATTCCTGTCGGTCATGGTGGCGACACGGAATCGTTGGGGTAGACTAGTGAGATGACGTCGCACAAGGATTCGTGCATTTTCTGGCAATGCGCCTCCTGCGTATTTCGACACAGTATTGATGGCTTCTCGGAGGGTTCTGAGAACATCACCCTTGAGGTTTGAGATGCGAGCAGCAAGTTGAGAGCGAGATTCAGGATCAGCTTGTTCGCCAGCTTGTCCGTCTGGTACCTTTTCGTACTCTTCAAGGGTGGTCTTTAAAGCTGAGATCACACGAGCAATGTGATCATTGGCCCAT
It encodes:
- a CDS encoding transcription factor Opi1-domain-containing protein, translating into MERNHMLPDRESESRHVLGPPPARPQSLMAFSPPAYSNVASPNAIKFPDVPTDIPTSLPPLARFESDNETKLPPLSSLTSEMALEPTKTWLPLHPMPYPPVLAHSIDSPTRMDLDGSSNSVVSAASPDGLLDTRAGSVSLDDPDVRLAAEALGDLRAVSPPTSGLQSNQPQSPQPEPLLSLLTTTHPLLASTIEGATSAYGGAKNFSPRFRSGAEYVEGYLTPIANTVGSVGRVTGVEGGVRWFLGAGRRQNSSTSDLETGNSKKRRKTDEDEAVSNKRFESEGMQQMSDEQMDTAPSPSSKTMSRRMSTTSTVDTLPAYDELRSPAYTETDSNSPRPSRPNSAWQSRLITSTSGLSVAMSQESLRSLKYCLQWLRWANDHIARVISALKTTLEEYEKVPDGQAGEQADPESRSQLAARISNLKGDVLRTLREAINTVSKYAGGALPENARILVRRHLTSLPQRFRVATMTDRNAGQQDNETALTEGAHKVLVLAKEGLDMVVQSSLQTDAPADLHFAPLDLVCPINSDDIKNRWLNSYVPLPGQSPKNYSQSVINFVYRMLKSYASTVIRGRLPPFIHPMQQSLVPLSTCFTLVRICDPLPGNVSIAADILQREMTRLYEERGAYEGIHLLGVFQAYLIYSMVLFFHLGPSMPFLRQAMINLQEIACATSREGLVCAAEQRGALPKWESWIMAEAKRRTLYTMYFLDNVLSAHDGLTTYLGTELRGLYSPSSKYLWQADRNGWEQSYNSHLAEWGSEPFRLDELWPFPDGISEEEIKRQRRRVDRWLEDVDEFGTMLYAASSCTHGG